A DNA window from Phragmites australis chromosome 11, lpPhrAust1.1, whole genome shotgun sequence contains the following coding sequences:
- the LOC133885116 gene encoding MAPK kinase substrate protein At1g80180-like — MAGLQRSSETFRRSGSSGMVWDDKNFSGEIKPAAADGAVERSRSTGHEHGGYRAAGRVPPALDPPSPRVTVCGFCRLFGGGGKGKDGGKAKAKGRRH, encoded by the coding sequence ATGGCGGGGCTGCAGCGGTCGAGCGAGACGTTCCGGCGATCGGGCTCGTCGGGGATGGTGTGGGACGACAAGAACTTCTCCGGAGAGATCAAGCCGGCGGCCGCGGACGGCGCCGTGGAGCGCAGCCGGTCGACCGGGCACGAGCACGGCGGGTACAGGGCGGCCGGGCGCGTGCCGCCAGCGCTCgacccgccgtcgccgcgcgtCACCGTGTGCGGCTTCTGCAGGctcttcggcggcggcggcaaaggAAAGGACGGCGGCAAGGCGAAGGCTAAGGGGAGGCGCCACTGA